The Euphorbia lathyris chromosome 2, ddEupLath1.1, whole genome shotgun sequence genome includes a window with the following:
- the LOC136217680 gene encoding importin subunit alpha-like: MSLRPSARTEVRRNKYKVAVDADEGRRRREDNMVEIRKNKREENLQKKRREGLQLQPQQQLTSSFSNSAADKKLESLPAMVGGVWSEDKNMQLEATTQFRKLLSIERSPPINEVVQSGVVPRFVEFLGRDDFPQLQFEAAWALTNIASGTSENTKVVIDHGAVPIFVKLLSSQTDDVREQAVWALGNIAGDSPKCRDLVLGHGALVPLLSQFNEHAKLSMLRNATWTLSNFCRGKPQPSFEQTKPALPALERLIHSNDEEVLTDACWALSYLSDGTNDKIQAVIEAGVCPRLVELLLHPSPTVLIPALRTVGNIVTGDDMQTQFIINQQALPCLLNLLTHNHKKSIKKEACWTISNITAGNVNQIQAIIEAGLIGPLVQLLLGAEFEIKKEAAWAVSNATSGGNHEQIKFLVSQGCIKPLCDLLICPDPRIVTVCLEGLENILKVGEAEKNLGNSGDVNLYAQLIDDAEGLEKIENLQSHDNNDIYEKAVKILETFWLEDDDDEAVPTGDASQSGFQFGGNEVPVPSGGFNFT, translated from the exons ATGTCGTTGAGGCCGAGCGCAAGGACGGAGGTCAGGAGGAACAAGTACAAGGTGGCGGTCGATGCCGATGAAgggaggaggagaagagaagatAACATGGTTGAGATCCGGAAGAACAAGAGAGAGGAGAACTTGCAGAAGAAGCGTCGTGAAGGACTTCAGCTTCAGCCTCAGCAACAACTCACCTCCTCTTTTTCCAATTCCGCTGCCGATAAGAAG TTAGAAAGTCTTCCAGCAATGGTTGGTGGTGTTTGGTCAGAAGACAAAAATATGCAGCTTGAGGCAACTACTCAATTCCGAAAGCTGCTTTCAATAG AACGTAGTCCTCCAATTAATGAAGTAGTCCAATCTGGTGTTGTTCCCCGCTTTGTTGAGTTCCTTGGAAGGGATGATTTTCCTCAGCTTCAG TTTGAGGCAGCATGGGCTTTGACAAATATTGCTTCTGGGACATCAGAAAACACCAAAGTTGTGATTGATCATGGAGCAGTTCCAATATTTGTGAAGCTTTTAAGTTCACAAACTGATGATGTTAGAGAACAG GCTGTCTGGGCATTAGGAAATATTGCTGGTGACTCACCTAAGTGTCGTGACCTTGTCCTTGGCCATGGAGCCCTGGTGCCATTGCTTTCACAGTTCAATGAACATGCAAAACTTTCTATGCTGAGAAATGCAACTTGGACATTATCCAACTTCTGCAGGGGCAAGCCACAACCTTCATTTGAGCAG ACAAAGCCTGCTCTCCCAGCTCTTGAGCGCCTTATACATTCTAATGATGAAGAAGTCCTGACAGATGCATGCTGGGCATTGTCTTATCTCTCAGATGGAACCAATGACAAAATCCAAGCTGTTATTGAGGCGGGTGTATGCCCCAGGCTTGTTGAACTTTTACT CCACCCATCTCCAACGGTGCTCATTCCTGCTTTACGTACAGTTGGAAACATTGTCACTGGTGATGATATGCAGACTCAG TTTATTATAAATCAACAAGCACTTCCATGCCTATTGAATCTCCTGACACACAATCATAAAAAGAGCATTAAGAAGGAAGCATGCTGGACAATATCAAACATCACAGCAGGAAATGTTAATCAAATACAG GCCATTATTGAAGCCGGTCTAATTGGCCCCCTTGTCCAACTGCTTCTGGGTGCTGAATTTGAGATAAAGAAAGAGGCTGCATGGGCTGTTTCAAATGCTACTTCAGGTGGCAATCATGAACAAATCAA GTTCTTGGTGAGTCAGGGGTGTATCAAGCCCTTGTGTGATCTCCTGATTTGCCCTGATCCACGAATTGTTACAGTTTGTTTGGAAGGTCTTGAGAACATTCTAAAGGTTGGAGAAGCTGAAAAGAATTTGGGCAACAGTGGAGATGTAAATCTTTATGCGCAACTGATTGATGATGCAGAGGGGTTAGAAAAGATTGAAAACCTTCAGAGTCACGACAACAATGACATTTATGAGAAAGCAGTGAAGATTCTTGAGACATTTTGGTTggaggatgatgatgatgaagcaGTCCCTACCGGTGATGCTTCCCAATCTGGATTTCAGTTTGGAGGCAATGAAGTGCCTGTCCCTTCTGGTGGATTTAACTTCACTTAA